Within Pseudomonas alloputida, the genomic segment GCTGCACGCGGCCGAGCGCGACCTGGGCCTGGTGGCCGATGAACCGCACAGCTTGCTGGTGCGGGTGCAGGGTAACTTGCTGTGGCAGGTTTACCAGGGCTTTTTTGCGGTGATCTTCTGGTATTTCGTACTGGGCCCTGGCGCTGCGCTGGCTTATCGATTGTTGGCGCTGTGTAGTGAGCACAGCAAGCAGCCGGCTTTGAAGGCGCGTGCCGAGCAGTTGCGGCACATCATGGACTGGTTGCCGGTGCGGGCGTTGGCGTTGAGCTTTGCCCTGGTGGGCAACTTCCTCGCGGTGACACGGGTGATGCTGCACGAGGTGCTCAACTGGCACATCAGCGCCGGGCACCTGGTGGCTCGGGTGGGGCGGATTGCCGATGACATTCCCGAAGAAGAGGACAGCCAGCGCGGTTTGGGGCGGCTGGACAGTCTGTGGGAACTGCTGTTGCGCTGTGCAGTGCTGTGGTATGCCGGGTTCGCGCTGTGGACCGTGCTGGTCTGATTCGGGGCCAATCGCATCCCACGCGAATCCCGGTCACCCGAGCTTCACCAGCCGAACAACGTGCAAGCATTGCGGGTGCTGGCCTGTGCCAGCACCTCGACATCCAGCCCCATCACGTGCGCAAGCGCCGTGGCAATTTCCGGCAGATGCTCCGGGCTGTTGCGTACCCCCGGGTACATCGCCGGTGCCATGTCCGGTGAGTCAGTCTCCAGCACCACACTTTCCAGTGGCAGCCGCGCCAAGGTCTTGCGCAGCCGCAGCGCCTGCGGCCAGGTACCCGCACCGCCCAACCCCAGCAGGAAGCCCAGCTTGATGTACTCGCGGGCCTCTTCGTAGCTGCCGGCAAACGCATGAATCACCCCCGCCCGTGCTGGCTTGTAGCGCTTGAGTGTGGCAATCACCTGGGCATGGCTGCGGCGCACGTGCAGCAGGGCCGGTAGTTCGAAGTCGCAAGCCATCTGCAGTTGCGCTTCGAACAGCGCCTGCTGGCGGGTCTTGTCAAGGTCTGCGAGGTAATAGTCCAGGCCGAACTCACCTACGGCACATAGCCGCGGGTTGTCGCGCAGGCGCTCCAGCCACTCGCGCAGTTGCACCAGGTGCTCAGGGCGATGCTGGTCGAGGTAGACCGGGTGCAGGCCAAGCGCGGCGAACAGGCGCGGCTCGGCGCAGGCCAGTTCCCACACCCGCTGGAAATTCGCCTGGTACACCCCCAGCACCACCATTCGCTCCAGCCCACGCGCCGCCGCGTTGGCCAGCAGGCGCGGGCGGTCGGCGTCGAAGTCGGGGAAGTCCAGGTGGGTGTGGGTGTCGATCAGGCGCATGTTCAGGCCACTGAGATGCGTTGCTTGAAGGTGCGGCCAACGGCGTGCACGCCGGGTTCATAGCGTTTTTCCTCGATGGCGGCCAGTGCCAGTTCAAGCGCAGTGGCGGCAATCTGGCCATGCTGCTGGGCCATGGCATTGACCGGCAGCGGCAGGAAGTCGAGCAACTGGTTGTCGCCAAAGGTACCCAGCTGCAGTTGGCGCGAGTCGACCGGGCGCGCCTGGAGGGTGTCGAACACGCCCTGCAACAGCACGTACGAAGTGGTCACCAGAGCATCCGGCAGGCCGCCCAGGTCGTCGATCAGTTGCTGCATCAGGCGTTGGCCGCACTCACGGCTGAACGCTTCGCCCTGATAGCGGCGCACTTCGCCGGTATAGCCTTGCAGGGCTTCGTCGAATCCGCCGGCACGCGCCTGGCTAACCGACAGCTCGGGGCGTGCGCCTATCAGGGCGATGCTGCGTGGGGCCGAGCTGAGCAGGCTGGCGGCCAGCTGGCGGCTGGCATCGCGGTCGTCGCTGATCACCGAGCAGAAGTGTGCGGGGTCCAGACGGCGGTCGATGGCAATCACCGGCAGGCCTTTGTCCTGCAGCTCGCGGTAGCTGTCATCTTCTGGCGGCAGGCAACTGGCAACGAACAGCGCATCGCATCGGCGCGCACGGAACAGTTGCTGCAGTTGGCGCTCGCTGTCTGGCTGGTCATCGCTGCTGGCGATCAGCAGCTGGTAGCCGCGGGCGCGTGCGCCTTGCTCCAGTTGCTTGGCAATGCGGGCGTAGCTGGGGTTCTCCAGATCCGGGAGAATGAAGCCCAGGGTGCGGGTATGCCGGCTGCGCAGCCCAGCAGCCTGCGGGTTGGGGGTGAAGCCGTGGGCTTCGACCACCGCGCGTACCCGCTCGACAGTACTGTTACTGATGCGCTGCTGTTCAGCCTTGCCATTGATGACGTAGCTGGCAGTGGTCACGGACACACCGGCCAGACGGGCGATATCGCTGAGTTTCACCGAATTTTCCTTGTTATTACCGGGGCTGCCTGTAAGGCCGGACCGGGTAGTTTGACCCGGTACAGGCATCACGCGCAGACGACCATTGTCGCAATTGTCCGACAGGATGGGGCTTTTTACTGGGCAGATTATCGAGTAACGTGGCCGTCTGGTCAGATTAAACGTTTCAGCTGCCGAATTTTCTGCCTCGGCTGCCACCCGCGCAAGGTTGCTGAACTGGCCCTTTATGTGAATTTCACAACAATACTCCAGTACCCGAACGGGAACTGCAAAAGGAGAAGGTCATGCTCGAGCTCGCCAATGAGCAGATAGCCATGGGCCAGAAGGCCGCCGACAAGGCCGAGGCGTTACGCCTTCTGGCGGATCGGCTGGTTGCGGACGGCCTGGTCGCCGAGGGTTACCTGCAAGGGCTGCAGGCCCGGGAGGCACAAGGCTCCACTTTCCTTGGCCAGGGCATCGCCATTCCCCATGGTACGCCGCAAACACGTGACCTGGTGTATGCCACCGGCGTACGCCTGCTGCAGTTCCCCGAGGGGGTAGACTGGGGTGACGGGCAAATGGTCTACCTGGCCATTGGTATTGCCGCCCGCTCCGACGAACACCTGCGCCTGCTGCAGCTGTTGACCCGGGCGCTGGGCGAGACCGACCTGGCCGAAGCCTTGCGCCGTGCCAGCTCTGCCGAAGCGCTGCTCAAGCTGCTGCAGGGCGCGCCCCAGGCGCTGGCGCTGGATGCGCAGCTGGTCGGCCTGAACGTGCCGGCAGAAGACTTCGACGAACTGGCCTGGCGCGGTGCCCGCCTGCTGCAACGTGCCGACTGTGTCGACAGTGGCTTTGCCGCCGTGCTGCAGCAGGCCGAGCCGCTGCCGCTGGGTGAGGGCCTGTGGTGGCTGCACAGCGAGCGCCAGGTTCGTCAGCCAGGCCTGGCCTTCATCACCCCGCAGCAGCCGCTGCGTTACCGCGACCAGCCGCTCAACGGTCTGTTCTGCCTGGCCAGCCTTGGCGCCGCTCACGAGGCCCTGCTCGAGCGGCTGTGCGAAGTGCTGATCGAAGGCCGTGGGCAGGTGCTCTACCAAGCCACCAGCAGCCGTGCGGTGCTGGAAGTGCTGGGCGGCGAAGTGCCGGCGGACTGGCCCAGCGCACGGGTCGTGCTGGCCAATCCACATGGCTTGCATGCGCGACCGGCCAAGGTGCTTGCACAACTGGCCAAAGGCTTTGAAGGGGAAATCCGTGTGCGCCTGGTCGATAGCGCGCAGCCAGCCGTATCGGTGAAGAGCCTGAGCAAGCTGCTCAGCCTCGGCGCACGCCGTGGTCAGGCACTGGAACTGGTCGCCGAACCGAGCATCGCTGCCGATGCCTTGCCGGTGCTGCTGGCTGCTATCGAACAAGGCTTGGGTGAAGAGGTGGAACCGCTACCGCAGAGCGTCGCGCCCATTGCCGATGAAGTCCCCGAAGTACTGCAAGCGCCAGCGGCCGGCAGCCGTATCCAGGGTGTGGGCGCCGCCCCCGGCATTGCCAGCGGCCCGGCGCATGTCTGTGTCGAGCGTGAGTTCGACTATCCCTTGCGGGGTGAATCGTGCGCCCTGGAGCGGCAGAAACTGCGCGAAGCCTTGGCTACCGTCAATGGCGAACTGCAGGCTTTGGTCCTGCGCAGCGACAAGGCCATTGGCGAAATTTTCGTCACCCACCAGGAAATGCTTGCCGACCCGGCCCTGACCGATGATGTCGAACAGCGCCTGGCCCAGGGCGAAAGCGCTGCGGCCGCGTGGATGGCCGTGATCGAAGCTGCGGCCCGTCAGCAAGAGGCGTTGCACGATGCGCTGCTCGCCGAGCGCGCCGCCGACCTGCGCGATATTGGCCGCCGCGTGCTGGCGCAGTTGTGTGGTGTGCAGGCGCAGGTTGAACCCGAGCAACCCTATGTGCTGGTGATGACCGAAGTCGGTCCATCCGATGTCGCCCGCCTGGACCCCAACCGGGTTGCCGGCATTGTCACCGCCCAGGGCGGCGCCACGGCCCACAGTGCCATCGTCGCCCGGGCGTTGGGCATACCAGCAGTGGTCGGCGCGGGTGCATCGATACTGCTGTTGGAGAGTGGTACGCCGCTGCTGCTCGATGGCCAGCGTGGTGTGGTCAGCGTCGCACCGCCAGCGGATGAGCTGCAGCGGGCGCTGGCCGAGCGTGACCTGCGCGAGCAACGCCTGCAGGCCGCCTGGGCCAACCGCTTCGAGCCGGCCATCACCCGTGATGGGCATGCCGTCGAGGTGTTTGCCAACATCGGCGATAGCAACGGCATCGCCAAGGTGGTGGAGCAGGGCGCCGAAGGTGTCGGCCTGCTGCGCACCGAACTGATTTTCATGGCCCACCCTCAAGCGCCGGATGTGGCTACCCAGGAAGCCGAGTACCGCCGCGTGCTCGATGGCCTCGATGGGCGCCCGCTGGTGGTGCGCACCCTGGATGTTGGCGGCGACAAACCGTTGCCTTACTGGCCGATCGCTGCCGAGGAAAATCCCTTCCTCGGCGTGCGCGGTGTGCGTTTGACCCTGCAGCGCCCGCAAGTGATGGAAGACCAGTTGCGCGCGTTGCTGCGGGCCGCCGACCAGCGCCCGTTGCGTATCATGTTCCCCATGGTTGGCCAGGTGCACGAATGGCGTGAGGCGCGGGCCATGGTGGAGCGCCTGCGTGCAGAAATCCCGGTAGCCGACCTGCAATTGGGCATTATGGTCGAGGTGCCTTCAGCGGCCCTGCTGGCAGCGCAATTGGCGCGCGAAGTGGACTTCTTCAGCATCGGCACCAACGACCTGACTCAGTACACCTTGGCCATCGACCGTGGCCACCCCAGCCTCTCTGCACAGGCCGACGGCCTGCACCCGGCGGTATTGAGCCTGATCGACATGACCGTGCGCGCCGCCCATGCCCACGGCAAGTGGGTGGGCGTGTGTGGCGAGCTGGCAGCCGACCCGCAGGCGGTGGCCGTGCTGCTGGGGCTGGACGTGGACGAACTCAGCGTCTCCGCGCGCAGCATTGCCGAAGTCAAGGCACTGGTTCGCCAGGCCGATCATCAGACAGCCCGCGCCCTGGCGCGCGAGGCCCTGCAACAGGACAGCGCCGCAGCAGTTCGCGCGCTGGTGGAGCGTTACTGAATGGCCAAGATCCTCACTCTCACCCTGAACCCTGCGCTGGATATCACCATCGGCCTGGACACTCTGCGCCCAGGGCAGGTCAACCGTAGCCAGGCGCAGCACAGTCACGCCGCAGGCAAGGGGCTGAACGTTGCCCAGGTACTGGCAGACCTGGGGCACAGCGTAACCGTGGGCGGTTTCCTGGGGGGCGACAATCTGCAGCCCTTCGAGGCGCTGATCGACGGCCGCGGTTTTACCGACTGCTTTGTCCGTGTGCCGGGCGAAACCCGCAGCAATATCAAGCTGGTCGAGGCCGATGGCCGCGTGACCGACATCAACGGGCAGGGCCCGGAAGTCGACGAGGCGGCACGCAGTGCCTTGCTGCACAGGCTGGAACAGATTGCCCCCGGTCACGATGCCGTGGTGGTGGCCGGTAGCCTGCCGCGTGGAATCAGTGCCGACTGGTTCCGCCAGTTGCTCGAACGGTTGAAGGCCCAAGGCCTCAAGGTAGTCCTGGACAGCAGTGGTGAAGCCCTGCGTGTTGGCTTGCAAAGCGCGCCCTGGTTGGTCAAGCCCAATACCGAAGAACTGGGCGAAGTGCTGGGCCTGGCTGTGGATAACCTGACGCAACAGCGCGCTGCCGCCAAGCGCCTGCTGGACAGTGGCGTTGAACACGTGGTGGTGTCTGCGGGCGAGCAGGGCGTCAGTTGGTTCAGTCGCGATCTGGCCCTGCAGGCCCGCCCACCCAAGGTGCGGGTTGCCAGCACGGTGGGGGCGGGGGATTCGCTGGTGGCCGGCATGGTCCACGGCCTGCTGCTGGCCGAGGCGCCTGCGCAGACGTTGACCCGGGCCACTGCCATCGCCGCCCAGGCCGTTACCCAGGTTGGCTTCGGCATCCATGACCGCGAGCACCTTGCGCAGTTGGAAGCGGCCGTGCAACTGACAGAACAACAAGAGGGTTGCCGATGAACATTGCCATAGTCACCGCCTGCCCCAATGGCCAGGTATCGAGTGTACTGAGTGCACGCTTGCTGTCCGCCGCCGCCCAGCGTCGCGGCTGGAGCACCAGCGTCGAAGTGCAGAATACTGAACACCCCGAGCGGCAACTGAGCGCCGCACAGATCGCCGAGGCTGACTGGGTGCTTGTGGTCAGCACCGGGCCGGTGGACCTGGCCCGCTTCGTCGGCAAGCGCCTGTACCAAAGCACACCGTCCCAGGCGCTGGCTGATCGCGAAGGCTTTCTCGACGAAGCGGCGGCCAACGCCGAGCTGCTGGCCGCAGTGACAGGCGCCCCTGCCGCAGCTAGCAGTGCTGGCGCTCGCATCGTTGCCGTCACTGCATGCCCGACCGGCGTAGCCCATACCTTCATGGCCGCAGAAGCCTTGCAGCAAGCCGCACAGCAACTGGGCTACCAGTTGACCGTCGAGACCCAGGGCTCGGTCGGTGCGCGCAATCCCTTGTCTGCTGAAGCCATCGCAGCGGCGGACGTGGTGCTGCTGGCCGCCGACATTGAAGTACCCACTGCACGTTTCGCCGGCAAACGTATTTACCGTTGTGGTACTGGCATTGCCCTCAAGCAGGCCCGCGCTACCCTGGACAAAGCCCTGGCGCAGGCCACGGTGGAAAACGGTGCCGACGCTGCAGCGGCGACCACGCCGACCAAGAGCGAGAAAACCGGCGTGTACAAGCACTTGCTGACCGGCGTCTCGTTCATGCTTCCGATGGTGGTGGCCGGCGGCCTGCTGATTGCGTTGTCGTTCGTGTTCGGTATCGAGGCCTACAAAGAGGCGGGCACCTTGCCGGCGGCGTTGATGCAGATTGGCGGTGAGGCTGCCTTCAAACTGATGGTTCCGCTACTGGCAGGCTATATCGCCTGGTCTATCGCCGACCGCCCCGGGCTGGCCCCGGGCATGATCGGCGGCCTGTTGGCCAGCACCTTGGGGGCCGGCTTCATCGGTGGCATTGTCGCCGGTTTCCTCGCCGGTTACAGCGCCAAGGCCATTGCCCGATGGGCGCGCTTGCCCAGCAGCCTGGAGGCGCTCAAGCCGATCCTTATCATTCCATTGCTGGCCAGTCTGTTCACCGGGCTGGTGATGATCTACGTGGTTGGCCAGCCGGTAGCGGCGATGCTCGAAGGCCTGACGCATTTTCTCGACAGCATGGGCACCACCAATGCCATCCTGCTGGGGCTGTTGCTGGGCGGCATGATGTGCGTCGACCTTGGCGGGCCGATCAACAAGGCCGCCTATGCGTTCTCGGTGGGGCTGCTGGCCTCGTCGAGCTACGCGCCAATGGCGGCGACCATGGCCGCCGGCATGGTGCCGCCGATTGGCTTGGGTATTGCCACCTTCCTGGCCCGGCGCAAGTTCGCCCAGAGCGAGCGCGAGGCGGGCAAGGCGGCGCTGGCGCTGGGGCTGTGCTTCATCTCCGAGGGGGCGATTCCGTTTGCCGCCAAGGACCCGTTACGGGTGATCCCGGCCAGTATCGCCGGTGGTGCGTTGACCGGGGCATTGTCGATGTATTTTGGCTGCAAGCTGATGGCGCCGCATGGCGGCTTGTTCGTGTTGTTGATCCCCAACGCGATCAACCATGCGTTGCTTTATCTGCTGGCGATTGTGGCGGGTAGCCTGGTGACAGCGGTGGTGTATGCGGTTATCAAGAAGAGCGAGCGTGTGGAGTTGGCCGTGGCGCCTGCTAAAAGTGTATGAGCAGACCTCGTTCTGTGGGTGCGGCCTTGTGTCGCGAAAGGGCCGCAAAGCGGCCCCGGCAATCTAAGTTGCGAAGCTGAAAATCTGGGGCTGCTTCGCAGCCCTTTCGCGACACAAGGCCGCTCCCACAGAGCCCGCGTTGGCCTTTCAACTGCGATGCTTCTGCCGCAACGGCACCAGTAGATCACCCAGCCCGTTGTGATCGATCTCATGCATCAACGCCAGCAACCCGCCCAGTTCCCCTGCCGGGAAGCCCTTGCGCGCAAACCACGCCAGGTAGTCCCCGGGCAGGTCGGCAATGATCCTGCCCTGGTACTTGCCGAACGGCATGCTGCGGGTCACCAGTAGTTCGAGGGTTTCCGGCTTCATCTTCGCGCACCTGGCTGTGGAAAGGTGCCGACCATACTGCAATCTGCACGAAGCCCCAAGCTGCAATCATGCAGAACGCCGTTGACAGCCGATGCCATCATTTTTTTAACTTATTGAATATTAAGTAATTTATATTTTTTGAAAGCGTGGCACGAACACTGCAATTCCCTAGTGGACTATCACCTGCCAAGGAGTTCGACCATGAGCAACCCCAACAAAGACGTGATCGATGTACTCAACGACCTGATCGAGTACAGCAAGGATGGCGAGAAAGGTTTCAAGGCCTCGGCCGATGATGTGAAGAACCCCGAACTGAAAGCGTTCTTCGTCCAGCGTGCGGGCGAGTGCGCCAACGCTGCCAGTGAGCTGCAGAGCGAAGTGCGCCGCCTGGGCGGCGATCCGGAAACTTCTACCAGCATCAGTGGCGACCTGCACCGCGGCTGGGTCAACCTCAAGTCGATGGTCACCGGCAAGGACGAGGAGGCAGTGCTGAACGAGGTAGAGCGTGGCGAGGACCACGCCCTCAAGGCCTACAAGGAAGCCCGCGAGAAGCTGGTGAAACTAGGCCGCACTGCCAGCGACATGACCTACAGCCTGGTGGAAAAGCAGCTGCAAGGCGTGCAGCGCAACCATGACCAGGTCAAGGCCCTGCGCAACGCCGCTCGCGCCCGCTCCTAATCAAGCGGGCCCTCTACCCGATTGCGGCCATTGGCCTTGGCCCGGTAGAGCGCTTCGTCCGCAGCACCCAGCAGCCTGCCAAGGTCCTGCTGGGTGCCGGACAGACCGATACCGATGCTCACGGTCACGGCGTGGGCATCATCCGCAAACGGCGCCAGCGCCTCGACGTTGGCTCGGATGCGTTCAGCCAGTAGCTGGGCCCCGGCCAGATCGGTTTCTGGCAACACTACCTGAAACTCCTCCCCACCATAGCGCGCAGCCAGGTCCGCAGGGCGACGAATGCATGCCTCGATGGCCTTGGCCACCTCGCGCAAGGCATGGTCGCCGCCGGCATGGCCATGGCGCTGGTTGAATGCCTTGAAGTGGTCCACGTCCACCATCAGTATCGCCAGCGGCTTACGGCTACGTTGGGCGCGGGCCCATTCCTGGCGCAGCACATGGTCCAGCCTGCGGCGGTTGGCCAGGCCAGTCAGGCTATCGGTGGAAGCGAGCATGGCCAGGTCTTCTTCGGCTTCGTGGCGGCGGCGCAGTTCGCGGCCCAGCAGCAATGTCAGCCAGAGAATGCCCACGCACAGACCGCCGGTGGCGACGCTGACCAGAATGGCGGTGCGGCGCCAGGACTCGAACACCTCGTCGGCCGAGTGCGCCACTAGCACGATCAGTGGCAACTGCGCGACCCGGGCGAAGGTGAACATGCGCAGCTTGCCGCTGCTGTGGGAGCGGGCGGTGAAGCTACCGCTCTGTTCACTGAGGATGCGTTTGAAATTGGGCCGTTCGGTGTAGTAGGTGCCAATCAGCGGGTCCTGCCCGCGGTAGGGCTGGCGGACGAGCAGCTGCCCATCGGTATTGAACAGGTTGATGCTGCTGTCGTGGCCAATGTCCAGGAGCTGGAACAACTCATTGAAGTACGACAGGCGCAGCGCACCCGCTGCCAACCCGGCGAACTCGCCATTGGGGCCGGAGATACGTCGGCTGAAACTGATACACCAGTCCAGGTCGCCAAGCTTGGCCTTGAAAGGGGGGCCCACCAGCAAGCCGAGGTTGGCATTGTGCTGGTGGGCCTTGAACACCCCGGTTTCGCCGAAGTTGGCCTTGCGCGGCACGCTACTGGTGGAGTCGCCAACGATATTGCCTTGCTTGTCCAGCCACAGCACGTCACCGCGCTTGCGGTCGACGAAGGCTTCATTGAAAAGCAGGCGCTGGCGTATCGGGCCGGGGACTTCCGGCAGTTCCTTGCGGCCAACCGCCCAGATCAAGCCTTGCAGGGATTGGTCGTAGAGTTCGACGTTGCGCAGAATGTCGCTTTCGATCAGCTGCACGATGTTGTTCGACGAGCGCACCGCCGACTGCTCGACACTATCGCGCTCGCGGGCAAGCAGATAGCTGACGATGGCCACGATGGCGAGCACGGCAAGGCAACTGCCCAGGTTGAGGATCAGCTCGGGGTGCGACCTGTAGACTGCGAAACGCGGGGATTGGGTGGGCATGCTCGCTACTGCGTGGGCAGGGCCATTCGCGGCGGCGATATTCTAGGGAAGCGGGCATTGTCGGACAAGATTTGTCCGACGGAAGCACGGTGTACCGTACTTTTCGATTTGCCGTGGACCCTTGTAGGAGCGGGTTTACCCGCGAACACCGGCGAAGCCTTCTTCGCGGGTAACCGCTCCTACACTGGCAGCAAAAGATCAGAACACGTTCAGTGGGTAATCGACGATTACCCGCAGTTCATCGTTGTCGCTGTTGCTGTCGATCGACGCATAACCCTGGCTGCCGCGGTGGGTGGCATAGCGTACCAGCACCGACAGGTCCTTGAGGTCACCTTCCTGGAATACGTATTTCACGTCCAGGTCGCGCTCCCAGTGCATGGCGTTCTTGCCATCTTCACGGTAGTAGTCGTAGTGAGTGGTGTCCTGAGTGGCCTTGGTCAGGTCAGCCTCGCCGCGCGAGTAGGACAGCGAGGTGGACAAACCAGGCACGCCGACACCGGCGAAGTCATAGCCGTACTGCAGTTTCCACGAACGCTCGTTCGGCGCGTTGAAGTCCGAGTACATGCGCGAGTTGTCCAGGTACACGCTGTCGCCCAGGTTGATGTAGTCGAACGGCGTGTTGCCGTTCACTCGCTGGTAGGCAGCGGTGACGCTGTGGAAGCCTGCATTGACGGTAAAGTGCACGCTGTAGGTGTTGTTGTCGATCTTGCCTAGCAGGGCCTGGCCGGTGTCCTGGGTGTGATAGAAGTGCACGCCCGGGTTCAGGCTGACCAGGTCATTGACCACATAGGTGTAGTCGAAGTCCGCGTAGTACTGGTTCCAGATGTCCTTCAGCTCGGCGGCGTACAGGTTGGCGGTGATGTGCTCGGTACCGCTCCACGACGCGCCGGCCCAGTTCAGGTGCTTGCTCTTGTCGTGCTCGTCCAGTGACCCGTAGTAGGTGTCGATGCGGCGATGGCCGCTTTGGTTGTACGGGTGGGTGAAGCTGACCTGGCCGCCTTCGAGCAACAGGCCGTCGATGCTGGTGTTGGTCAGGCTTACACCGCGGAAGGTTTGCGGCAACATGCGCGTTTCGCCGCCGGCGATCACTGGGTTGGTGAGGAACAGGTCACCGGCTTTCAGCTCGGTGTCGAAGGCTTTCAGCTTGACTGCAGCACCGGCAGTGGAGAACGAATGCGGGGCAGCGCCCAGTTCGCCGTCGTCCTTGATGTGTTCGGGCAGGATGCTGGTGCCGGCATGGCCGCCACCGCCGTCGAGCTTCAGGCCCAGCATGGCATGAGCATCCAGGCCAAAACCGACCACACCCGGGGTGTAGCCCGACTCGAAACGCGCTACCGCGCCCTGGCCCCACTCGCGGGTGTCGCGCACGCCGGCGTTGTGGTTGTCGCGGTTGAAGTAGGCATTACGAAAATGCAGGTTGAAGGACGAACCTTCGATGAAGCCATCAGCCTTGTCTTCATCTGCCTGGGCGGCGAAAGGGATCGTTGCAGTCAACGCAATGAAAAGCGGGGTAAAACGAAACGCGGAAGGCACCGGTACTAGCTCCTTGGATCTGACGGTGGGGCAGTTTTTATATTTGAATGTGCGTCTTTTTTATAGGGACACGTTACAGCCGGGCTGAGCGTTAAAGCACATAAAAAAAGCCGCTGATCGGCAGCGGCTTTAAAAGGCTAACATATCGGCACCGGGGGTGCCCATGGCGTAGCCAAGGGAAAACGGGAGTAGCGACAGCGCGTGATCAGCTGTCGGCACTGGTATCGACGCTGACTTTGGAAGCTGTCTGTTTCGCATCTTTTACGGTATCGGCCTTGTTTGCGGCTACAGCGTCACGGGCTTCTTGATGGACAGCCGCGATCTCTGCATTTCGGGCAACGAATGCCGGGGATTCTTCGGCCATGGCCAGGGGCGACAACAACAGGGAAGACAGGACGAAGACGCTGGCAATACCCATACTGTTGGACATTTGAAACTACCTTCTTGCGGTGCAAGTGCTAATGAGGACAGGGGTAAAGTTAGTCCTTTCAGTGCACTCGAAACAGAGCGAAGTGCGATAAGCACTGTTGCGCAAAAGGTAACGATCATTGGGTGGAACAACGGGGCTTTCGGCGAAAGCCCCGTGCTAGGGCGCCTGCACAGGGCGCCGCCTTGGCAGGCTAGAAACCGATAAAGGCGTAATAAACCGGGGTTTCATGGGTTGTGCGCAAACCCAGTGCCTGCAAGCTTGCCGTCAGCGCTTCATCCTGCACATGCAAGGTCCACTGCGCCCCTTCATTCCCCTGTACCTGCGCCAGCGCCGCAGCAAACGCCCCCATATCCGGCAAGTAGGCGGTAAAACCGTTACCCTTGAGCGCACTGGTCGTCATGCCCAATGCCTGGCACACCGCCACCTTGGCGGCAATGTCATCGCGGTCGGCCTGGCGCGAAGCCTGTACCAGCGCCTGCAGTTCCACATCGACCAGTTGCGTGCCGTGAATCAGCTCCGGCCCCTGTTGCCAGGCCTCCGGCGGGCAGTCCTTGCTGTCTGGCCGCAGGGGAATATGCGGGTTGATTTCTACCGGATAGATGCGACAGACCAGTGGGCGCTGCTCATAGATGGTGCAGAGGTCGTTGGCGTCGAGGTTACGGCAACGTCCGGGGTTGAATGCAGCAAAGGTCACCGAGACGCGTGCCTCGCCCTCGCCGCAATGCACCGGGTGGGAGCGTCGCAGCACATGGTCACGCTGCTCCAGCGGCATGCCGGGGCCGTCCACGACGAAGGCCTCGATCAGTACCACCACCTGGCCGGCATCCTCCGCCCAGCGACGCGCTTCGGCCAGCGTCAGTGGCACATGGTGGCCGGTACAGCATTTGCCGCAGCCGGTACAGCCGAAACGTAAGCGGTCGGTCACTTGGCTTCCGGGCTCCACTCGCTGACAAAGGCACGCTGGTGCTGGCGATCGTACAGACACAGCTCGGTGCCGGTGCGCTGCTGCATGTGCTTTTGTGGGTAGACGCCTTCGATCAGCAGGGCACTCATGCCTGCCTGGTCATCGAACTCGGCGGGCTTGCCGCGAGCGTGGGCGTTCTTGA encodes:
- a CDS encoding PTS fructose-like transporter subunit IIB, with the translated sequence MNIAIVTACPNGQVSSVLSARLLSAAAQRRGWSTSVEVQNTEHPERQLSAAQIAEADWVLVVSTGPVDLARFVGKRLYQSTPSQALADREGFLDEAAANAELLAAVTGAPAAASSAGARIVAVTACPTGVAHTFMAAEALQQAAQQLGYQLTVETQGSVGARNPLSAEAIAAADVVLLAADIEVPTARFAGKRIYRCGTGIALKQARATLDKALAQATVENGADAAAATTPTKSEKTGVYKHLLTGVSFMLPMVVAGGLLIALSFVFGIEAYKEAGTLPAALMQIGGEAAFKLMVPLLAGYIAWSIADRPGLAPGMIGGLLASTLGAGFIGGIVAGFLAGYSAKAIARWARLPSSLEALKPILIIPLLASLFTGLVMIYVVGQPVAAMLEGLTHFLDSMGTTNAILLGLLLGGMMCVDLGGPINKAAYAFSVGLLASSSYAPMAATMAAGMVPPIGLGIATFLARRKFAQSEREAGKAALALGLCFISEGAIPFAAKDPLRVIPASIAGGALTGALSMYFGCKLMAPHGGLFVLLIPNAINHALLYLLAIVAGSLVTAVVYAVIKKSERVELAVAPAKSV
- a CDS encoding DUF3820 family protein, translated to MKPETLELLVTRSMPFGKYQGRIIADLPGDYLAWFARKGFPAGELGGLLALMHEIDHNGLGDLLVPLRQKHRS
- a CDS encoding ferritin-like domain-containing protein, coding for MSNPNKDVIDVLNDLIEYSKDGEKGFKASADDVKNPELKAFFVQRAGECANAASELQSEVRRLGGDPETSTSISGDLHRGWVNLKSMVTGKDEEAVLNEVERGEDHALKAYKEAREKLVKLGRTASDMTYSLVEKQLQGVQRNHDQVKALRNAARARS
- a CDS encoding sensor domain-containing diguanylate cyclase, with product MPTQSPRFAVYRSHPELILNLGSCLAVLAIVAIVSYLLARERDSVEQSAVRSSNNIVQLIESDILRNVELYDQSLQGLIWAVGRKELPEVPGPIRQRLLFNEAFVDRKRGDVLWLDKQGNIVGDSTSSVPRKANFGETGVFKAHQHNANLGLLVGPPFKAKLGDLDWCISFSRRISGPNGEFAGLAAGALRLSYFNELFQLLDIGHDSSINLFNTDGQLLVRQPYRGQDPLIGTYYTERPNFKRILSEQSGSFTARSHSSGKLRMFTFARVAQLPLIVLVAHSADEVFESWRRTAILVSVATGGLCVGILWLTLLLGRELRRRHEAEEDLAMLASTDSLTGLANRRRLDHVLRQEWARAQRSRKPLAILMVDVDHFKAFNQRHGHAGGDHALREVAKAIEACIRRPADLAARYGGEEFQVVLPETDLAGAQLLAERIRANVEALAPFADDAHAVTVSIGIGLSGTQQDLGRLLGAADEALYRAKANGRNRVEGPLD
- a CDS encoding OprD family porin, encoding MPSAFRFTPLFIALTATIPFAAQADEDKADGFIEGSSFNLHFRNAYFNRDNHNAGVRDTREWGQGAVARFESGYTPGVVGFGLDAHAMLGLKLDGGGGHAGTSILPEHIKDDGELGAAPHSFSTAGAAVKLKAFDTELKAGDLFLTNPVIAGGETRMLPQTFRGVSLTNTSIDGLLLEGGQVSFTHPYNQSGHRRIDTYYGSLDEHDKSKHLNWAGASWSGTEHITANLYAAELKDIWNQYYADFDYTYVVNDLVSLNPGVHFYHTQDTGQALLGKIDNNTYSVHFTVNAGFHSVTAAYQRVNGNTPFDYINLGDSVYLDNSRMYSDFNAPNERSWKLQYGYDFAGVGVPGLSTSLSYSRGEADLTKATQDTTHYDYYREDGKNAMHWERDLDVKYVFQEGDLKDLSVLVRYATHRGSQGYASIDSNSDNDELRVIVDYPLNVF
- a CDS encoding YkgJ family cysteine cluster protein: MTDRLRFGCTGCGKCCTGHHVPLTLAEARRWAEDAGQVVVLIEAFVVDGPGMPLEQRDHVLRRSHPVHCGEGEARVSVTFAAFNPGRCRNLDANDLCTIYEQRPLVCRIYPVEINPHIPLRPDSKDCPPEAWQQGPELIHGTQLVDVELQALVQASRQADRDDIAAKVAVCQALGMTTSALKGNGFTAYLPDMGAFAAALAQVQGNEGAQWTLHVQDEALTASLQALGLRTTHETPVYYAFIGF